A genomic stretch from Festucalex cinctus isolate MCC-2025b chromosome 13, RoL_Fcin_1.0, whole genome shotgun sequence includes:
- the cdon gene encoding cell adhesion molecule-related/down-regulated by oncogenes isoform X4 yields MDGGLRVFLSTLLCLSQSLLISCTPQYPFFRSEPASLVQSPGSEARLRCAVSPPSAALSWRFRGAPLLVDTLPGVELNSGTLNIASLQHAHVGVYQCVARLHHGLAVASRYARVDLAEISEYQDSRRHSLSVQEGEPAIIECPLPASVPPAFPRLRVRGERVEASTDDYLVLPSGNLQIPSVSARHQGVYKCGSYNPVTGETVTQTHGTKISVRHADSPSSPVRIVYPTTPKNVTLQRSQSYTLECVVSGNPSSSSSTWLKNGERIRPGPSLRHLRDNLEFVSVTTDDIGVYVCAAESERGTVMSANYTVNVLEPAFILEGLVDLQHKSPGSTARFSCVATGNPTPNVTWLFNAEPVAASHRVRISEGQLIIADVAPQDQGVYQCLLDNGIGSAQSSGMLRVQSELNPDVDVWPSLPPMQSDEGDERFLTGEDEDTDGPPSDGGGDRLTPDAPIITSPPQTHKPDIYDLEWRAGPDGGSPINAYFVKYRKVDEMATLMESWLTVRVPGSERSLRLSDLEASSLYEVLMVARSSAGEGQPAMLTFRTGKEKTASSNKNPSNKPPVVLMPPKAPEDKMPNTHFGVVIHDRVPEAPDRPTISMATESSVYVTWIPRANGGSPITAFRVEYKRSRSAEWGVAADNISPLKLSVEVRNLEPGATYRFRVAAMNLYGEGPHSIASRPYQVPQASPRMAERPVVGPHISATDAISDTQIMLRWTYSPSSNNNTPIQGFYIYYRPTDSDNDSDYKRDVVEGVKDWHMIGHLQAETSYDIKMQCFNDGGESDYSNVMICETRARQTPGSPSQRPVMPPHPQEPAGPPGGLLYLIVGCVLGVMVLILLAFIAMCLWRNRQHNNMHKYDPPGYLYQPADMNGHVLDYTALAGTGHMNGGVHGGYGHNGGGAMLPPGCHHLHHKHPNGLPVHNGNGGLYTGGHTHGHDGTLPHPHHHHNGGGMYTALPQSESSECMSCQNLCNNNRCYNKTNGVLSGGTLPLMHRVAPCQQDGLEMVPLNRPAPSPCRHHHRRPPAGPRGERRADDLDDPEVARPPDEHRESSPSQRSCCLDGDNKECPADDTAEEDLDCTDQDDPALCWDSLGPPDSDCDEKPGWMSGGGELIQASLQEV; encoded by the exons ATGGACGGTGGCCTCAGGGTCTTCCTGTCCACTCTGCTGTGTCTCAGCCAGTCCCTGCTCATCAGCTGCACAC CGCAATATCCGTTTTTCCGCTCTGAGCCCGCCTCACTGGTGCAGAGTCCGGGTTCGGAGGCTCGCCTGCGCTGCGCCGTCAGCCCCCCGTCGGCGGCGCTCTCGTGGCGCTTCCGGGGCGCACCCCTGCTCGTTGACACCTTGCCCGGCGTGGAGCTGAACAGCGGGACGCTTAACATCGCCTCCCTGCAGCATGCCCACGTCGGCGTCTACCAGTGCGTGGCACGCTTGCACCATGGGCTGGCCGTCGCCAGCCGGTATGCACGCGTGGACCTGGCAG AAATCTCCGAGTACCAAGACAGCCGGCGGCATTCGCTGTCCGTCCAGGAAGGCGAGCCAGCAATCATCGAGTGTCCTCTGCCCGCTAGCGTGCCGCCGGCCTTCCCCAGGCTACGAGTGCGAGGCGAGCGCGTGGAGGCCTCAACAG ACGACTACTTGGTTCTTCCATCTGGGAACTTGCAGATCCCGTCCGTCTCGGCGCGACATCAAGGCGTCTATAAGTGCGGCTCGTACAATCCTGTCACGGGGGAAACTGTCACACAGACCCACGGTACAAAAATTTCTGTCCGAC atGCCGACTCCCCCTCCTCTCCCGTACGTATAGTTTACCCCACCACCCCAAAGAATGTGACACTGCAGCGGTCCCAGTCGTACACCCTGGAGTGCGTAGTTTCCGGAAatccgtcgtcgtcgtcgtccacaTGGCTCAAGAACGGCGAGCGGATCCGACCGGGGCCTTCGTTGCGGCACCTGCGTGACAATTTGGAATTTGTCTCCGTGACGACGGACGATATTGGAGTGTACGTCTGTGCTGCTGAAAGCGAGCGAGGGACGGTGATGAGCGCCAACTACACCGTCAACGTTCTCG AACCCGCGTTCATCTTGGAGGGCCTCGTTGACCTGCAGCACAAATCTCCCGGGTCCACTGCTCGTTTCAGCTGTGTGGCCACGGGCAACCCAACTCCCAACGTCACCTGGCTGTTCAACGCCGAGCCCGTGGCCGCCTCGCACCGGGTACGAATCTCCGAGGGCCAGCTCATCATCGCCGATGTGGCGCCGCAGGACCAAGGCGTGTACCAATGTTTGCTGGACAACGGCATCGGGTCGGCGCAGTCGTCGGGAATGCTGAGGGTGCAGTCAG AATTGAATCCCGATGTGGACGTTTGGCCCTCGCTGCCGCCCATGCAGAGCGACGAAGGTGACGAGCGCTTCCTGACGGGGGAGGACGAAGACACAGACGGGCCACCGTCCGACGGGGGCGGCGACCGTCTCACACCCGACGCTCCCATCATCACCAGCCCGCCCCAGACGCACAAACCCGACATCTACGACCTGGAGTGGAGGGCGGGGCCTGACGGCGGGAGCCCCATCAACGCCTATTTTGTCAAATATCGTAAg GTGGACGAGATGGCCACGTTGATGGAGAGCTGGCTGACGGTGCGAGTGCCCGGCAGCGAGCGCTCTCTGCGTCTCTCCGATCTGGAGGCGTCCAGCCTGTACGAGGTGCTCATGGTGGCCCGCAGCTCGGCGGGTGAGGGACAGCCGGCCATGCTCACCTTTCGCACTGGAAAAG AAAAGACCGCCTCGTCCAACAAGAATCCGTCCAACAAACCTCCCGTCGTCCTGATGCCGCCCAAAGCGCCCGAGGACAAAATGCCCAACACGCACTTCGGGGTGGTGATCCACGACAGAG TTCCCGAAGCTCCCGACCGGCCCACCATCTCCATGGCCACCGAGAGCTCCGTCTACGTCACCTGGATCCCCAGAGCCAACGGCGGCTCGCCCATCACGGCGTTCCGGGTGGAGTACAAGCGCAGCCGCAGCGCCGAGTGGGGAGTGGCGGCCGACAACATCTCGCCGCTCAAGCTCTCCGTGGAAGTTCGCAATCTGGAGCCCG GGGCCACCTACAGGTTCCGCGTGGCGGCGATGAACTTGTACGGCGAGGGTCCTCACAGCATAGCGTCAAGGCCGTACCAGGTGCCGCAAGCCAGCCCGCGCATGGCCGAGCGGCCCGTGGTGGGACCGCATATCTCCGCCACCGACGCCATCAGCGACACGCAGATCATGCTGCGCTGGACT TACAGTCCCTCGAGTAACAACAACACCCCCATCCAAGGCTTCTACATCTACTACCGGCCCACCGACAGCGACAACGACAGCGACTACAAACGCGACGTGGTTGAAG GTGTGAAAGACTGGCACATGATTGGCCACCTGCAGGCCGAGACGTCGTACGACATCAAGATGCAGTGCTTCAACGACGGCGGCGAGAGCGACTACAGCAACGTGATGATCTGCGAGACCAGGG CTCGGCAGACTCCGGGCTCGCCCAGCCAGCGGCCCGTCATGCCGCCTCACCCGCAGGAGCCCGCCGGCCCGCCCGGGGGTCTGCTGTACCTCATCGTGGGCTGCGTGCTGGGCGTGATGGTCCTCATCCTGCTCGCCTTCATCGCCATGTGCCTGTGGAGGAACCGGCAGCACAACAACATGCACA AATACGACCCGCCGGGTTACTTGTACCAGCCGGCTGACATGAACGGACACGTTCTGGACTACACCGCGCTGGCCGGCACCGGCCACATGAATGGCGGCGTCCACGGGGGCTACGGGCACAACGGTGGCGGCGCCATGTTGCCCCCGGGGTGCCACCACTTGCACCACAAACATCCCAACGGCCTGCCGGTGCACAACGGCAACGGTGGCCTCTACACGGGCGGACATACTCACGGCCACGACGGCACCCTGCCCCACCCTCACCACCACCACAAT ggAGGCGGCATGTACACAGCTCTTCCCCAGTCGGAATCTTCAGAGTGTATGAGCTGTCAGAACCTGTGCAACAATAACAG GTGTTACAACAAGACCAACGGCGTCCTCTCGGGCGGGACGCTTCCCCTCATGCACCGTGTGGCGCCCTGCCAGCAAGACGGTCTGGAGATGGTTCCTCTGaaccggccggcgccgtctccgtGCCGCCACCACCACCGCCGCCCGCCTGCCGGCCCGCGGGGCGAGCGGCGGGCCGACGACCTCGACGACCCGGAGGTCGCGCGCCCGCCCGACGAGCACCGAGAGTCGTCGCCTTCGCAACGCTCGTGTTGTCTCGACGGCGACAACAAAGAATGTCCGGCAGATGACACAG CAGAGGAGGATCTGGACTGCACGGATCAGGACGATCCGGCGCTGTGCTGGGACAGTCTGGGCCCTCCGGACTCGGACTGTGACGAAAAGCCCGGCTGGATGTCTGGCGGGGGTGAACTGATCCAGGCCAGCCTCCAGGAGGTCTGA